From the Thermovirga lienii DSM 17291 genome, one window contains:
- a CDS encoding arginine decarboxylase (PFAM: Pyruvoyl-dependent arginine decarboxylase (PvlArgDC)~TIGRFAM: arginine decarboxylase, pyruvoyl-dependent~COGs: COG1945 conserved hypothetical protein~InterPro IPR000209: IPR002724~KEGG: hmo:HM1_1757 pyruvoyl-dependent arginine decarboxylase~PFAM: Pyruvoyl-dependent arginine decarboxylase~PRIAM: Arginine decarboxylase~SPTR: Arginine decarboxylase, pyruvoyl-dependent;~TIGRFAM: arginine decarboxylase, pyruvoyl-dependent), which yields MLPIPEKFTLSVGKGEGKEKLTAFDAALLDAGIGNMNLLRVSSVLPPRCVYVEKMDMPFGALLPIAYGSITSDVPGETIAAAIGVGIPEDADSFGMIMEFSGFCKADEAAQRVESMVVEAFDMRGLKLKEVKVKAIDHVVEVCGSVIASCPLFYKL from the coding sequence ATGTTGCCAATACCTGAGAAGTTTACGTTGTCAGTTGGTAAGGGAGAGGGAAAAGAGAAGCTGACGGCTTTCGATGCAGCTTTACTTGATGCAGGGATAGGAAACATGAATCTTTTGAGGGTCAGCAGTGTCCTTCCCCCTCGCTGCGTCTACGTGGAGAAGATGGACATGCCTTTTGGCGCACTTTTGCCAATTGCCTATGGTTCCATAACAAGCGATGTGCCTGGTGAAACCATAGCAGCTGCCATTGGCGTTGGAATTCCTGAAGACGCCGATAGTTTCGGCATGATCATGGAATTTTCTGGTTTCTGTAAGGCCGATGAAGCTGCCCAAAGGGTAGAGAGCATGGTTGTAGAAGCTTTTGATATGAGGGGTTTAAAGTTAAAAGAAGTAAAAGTTAAGGCTATAGATCACGTAGTTGAGGTGTGCGGTTCCGTTATAGCCTCTTGCCCCTTATTCTATAAGCTATAA
- a CDS encoding 4-hydroxy-3-methylbut-2-en-1-yl diphosphate synthase (PFAM: GcpE protein~TIGRFAM: 1-hydroxy-2-methyl-2-(E)-butenyl 4-diphosphate synthase~COGs: COG0821 Enzyme involved in the deoxyxylulose pathway of isoprenoid biosynthesis~InterPro IPR004588~KEGG: aco:Amico_0871 1-hydroxy-2-methyl-2-(E)-butenyl 4-diphosphate synthase~PFAM: IspG family protein~SPTR: 4-hydroxy-3-methylbut-2-en-1-yl diphosphate synthase;~TIGRFAM: 1-hydroxy-2-methyl-2-(E)-butenyl 4-diphosphate synthase) → MKRMSDKKGRCVFISGMGVGSGYPVRVETMLKVPLYNLEEVVSKVRELEREGCELLRVAFPSLELKEQLQCLIKSTNIPIMADIHFDPNLALSAIEAGCPSVRINPGNMKNKKALREIVSAAKERGVVIRIGANGGSLASSFYERAQGDQAKALVLAVEEQIKLMWDEGFEDLIISAKATSINATLKANILLKQRYPYPLHIGITEAGPGVHGVTKSSVGIALMLSQGIGDTIRVSLTDSSVKEIKVGQEILQALGIRRFRADLVSCPTCGRKRIDVQTLVKAIEPVLDKFPKDWTIAVMGCEVNGPKEASSANLGVAGTLSGVVFFQHGKIVGKCSVEDIETYVKTLIKHL, encoded by the coding sequence TTGAAAAGAATGAGCGATAAAAAAGGTAGATGTGTTTTCATCAGTGGAATGGGAGTGGGTAGTGGTTATCCTGTTAGAGTAGAAACTATGCTTAAAGTTCCCCTATATAACCTTGAAGAAGTAGTATCAAAGGTTAGGGAACTGGAAAGAGAAGGTTGCGAGTTGTTGCGTGTTGCTTTTCCATCGTTGGAGCTTAAGGAGCAGCTCCAATGTTTGATAAAGTCTACTAATATTCCAATCATGGCCGACATACATTTTGACCCTAATTTGGCCCTGTCAGCCATTGAAGCAGGTTGCCCCTCGGTAAGGATAAACCCTGGCAACATGAAGAACAAAAAAGCCTTACGAGAGATTGTAAGCGCTGCAAAAGAAAGGGGTGTAGTGATAAGGATAGGCGCTAATGGAGGCTCGTTGGCTTCAAGCTTTTATGAAAGAGCACAAGGTGATCAAGCAAAGGCCTTAGTATTGGCAGTTGAAGAACAAATAAAACTCATGTGGGATGAAGGCTTTGAGGACCTAATAATTTCAGCCAAGGCAACTTCAATAAATGCAACGTTGAAGGCCAACATTTTGCTAAAACAGAGGTATCCTTACCCACTGCATATAGGTATCACGGAGGCAGGACCAGGAGTACATGGAGTAACTAAAAGTAGCGTGGGCATAGCTTTAATGTTATCCCAAGGGATCGGCGACACGATAAGGGTAAGCCTAACGGACTCTTCAGTTAAGGAGATCAAAGTGGGGCAGGAGATACTTCAAGCTCTCGGAATTAGGCGTTTTAGAGCCGATCTCGTGTCCTGTCCTACGTGTGGCAGAAAGAGAATCGATGTGCAGACCCTCGTAAAGGCAATAGAACCAGTACTTGATAAGTTCCCAAAAGATTGGACCATAGCAGTAATGGGCTGCGAAGTTAACGGTCCCAAGGAGGCATCAAGCGCAAACTTGGGTGTAGCGGGGACTTTAAGTGGTGTGGTCTTTTTCCAGCACGGAAAGATAGTAGGCAAATGTTCTGTCGAAGATATTGAAACCTATGTAAAAACACTCATCAAGCACTTATAA
- a CDS encoding membrane-associated zinc metalloprotease (PFAM: Peptidase family M50; PDZ domain (Also known as DHR or GLGF)~TIGRFAM: RIP metalloprotease RseP~COGs: COG0750 membrane-associated Zn-dependent protease 1~InterPro IPR001478: IPR004387: IPR008915~KEGG: aco:Amico_0872 membrane-associated zinc metalloprotease~PFAM: peptidase M50; PDZ/DHR/GLGF domain protein~SMART: PDZ/DHR/GLGF domain protein~SPTR: Membrane-associated zinc metalloprotease;~TIGRFAM: membrane-associated zinc metalloprotease) has product MLISTLSFLVVIGICVISHEFGHYITAKWNGIQVHEFSFGMGPCLYQRRIGTTVWSLRVIPIGGFVRLAGMGEEKDNEQVLPGMDFMGKPAWRRFIVLASGSVTNIMVAILLTAFLLSTHGVLDLNSAKIGNVLKGYPAEKYGLERGDVILAVGDKPVHDWKEMSQAIKKSGETPGPVKIKVKKVNGEVRVIFAEIPLDPEYGYPLLGIQPSRVTYNPLSATLKSVSYIWNFSVQILEGIVRWISGSSGISVTGPLGIASMAGEAAKEGLWSFLSFLALINLHLGILNLFPFPALDGGRLALVVAEMIFRRRIPEKWEQYIHFIGFILLLSLLAAVTWKDLVKILTREGN; this is encoded by the coding sequence ATGTTAATAAGTACTTTATCTTTCCTTGTCGTTATTGGTATATGTGTGATATCCCATGAGTTTGGGCACTACATAACGGCCAAATGGAATGGCATTCAAGTGCACGAGTTTTCCTTTGGAATGGGGCCTTGTTTATACCAAAGAAGGATAGGAACGACAGTTTGGTCCTTGAGGGTCATTCCTATTGGGGGGTTCGTAAGACTTGCAGGCATGGGCGAAGAGAAAGACAACGAGCAGGTGTTACCAGGGATGGATTTCATGGGGAAACCCGCATGGAGGAGGTTCATAGTCCTTGCAAGCGGTTCCGTTACCAATATAATGGTCGCCATATTGTTGACCGCTTTTTTGCTTTCAACTCACGGAGTTTTGGATTTGAACTCTGCAAAAATAGGAAACGTTCTGAAGGGTTACCCTGCTGAAAAATATGGTTTAGAAAGAGGCGATGTCATACTTGCGGTTGGAGATAAGCCTGTCCACGACTGGAAGGAAATGTCTCAGGCTATAAAGAAAAGTGGAGAAACACCAGGACCAGTAAAAATAAAAGTGAAGAAGGTTAATGGAGAAGTTAGGGTGATCTTTGCGGAGATTCCTTTGGATCCAGAGTATGGATACCCTTTATTAGGCATACAGCCTTCAAGAGTAACTTACAACCCTTTATCTGCCACCTTAAAATCCGTAAGCTACATTTGGAACTTCAGTGTTCAAATATTGGAGGGGATTGTTAGATGGATATCTGGGAGTTCCGGCATATCCGTCACAGGCCCTCTGGGAATAGCGTCCATGGCAGGAGAAGCTGCAAAAGAAGGTCTTTGGAGCTTTTTATCCTTCCTTGCCCTGATAAACCTTCATCTGGGAATTTTAAATTTGTTCCCTTTTCCAGCTCTTGATGGGGGAAGGTTAGCGCTTGTAGTCGCAGAAATGATCTTTAGGAGAAGGATCCCAGAAAAGTGGGAACAATATATCCATTTTATAGGTTTTATATTGTTACTTTCTCTGCTGGCCGCAGTAACATGGAAAGATTTAGTGAAAATTTTGACACGAGAAGGGAACTGA
- a CDS encoding 1-deoxy-D-xylulose 5-phosphate reductoisomerase (PFAM: 1-deoxy-D-xylulose 5-phosphate reductoisomerase; 1-deoxy-D-xylulose 5-phosphate reductoisomerase C-terminal~TIGRFAM: 1-deoxy-D-xylulose 5-phosphate reductoisomerase~COGs: COG0743 1-deoxy-D-xylulose 5-phosphate reductoisomerase~InterPro IPR003821: IPR013512: IPR013644~KEGG: tai:Taci_0933 1-deoxy-D-xylulose-5-phosphate reductoisomerase~PFAM: 1-deoxy-D-xylulose 5-phosphate reductoisomerase domain-containing protein~PRIAM: 1-deoxy-D-xylulose-5-phosphate reductoisomerase~SPTR: 1-deoxy-D-xylulose 5-phosphate reductoisomerase;~TIGRFAM: 1-deoxy-D-xylulose 5-phosphate reductoisomerase) produces MYKIALIGATGSVGNAILRVIDAYPDVFSLHSAAAYSNGEKLIRICKKFGTPKAYLFSPQMGSFKKNDDIPDITVRFGPESLEEMVCDPEVDKVVFASSGVTSLKAIILALDNEKEVLIANKECLIVGGKWIKEHVKYDNQLLPLDSEHNAIWQCLGKSCKPFGVKRMFITASGGPFLNYPLDALPRVTPKDALKHPVWQMGSKITIDSATMMNKGLEVIEASILFDIPIDRIEGIIHPESKIHGGVEFVDGSMQLAVFNPDMFLPALSALSYPQRLDVPVEESPLGFGTLTLERIDPKRFPCYFIALEAARKGEACRAILVGADEEAVNLFIEGKISFGQIPELIEKALDSYSGGEPKSLDDASDLVNVGKKLVKKQVK; encoded by the coding sequence ATGTATAAGATAGCTTTGATTGGAGCCACAGGAAGTGTTGGAAACGCTATTTTACGCGTAATAGATGCATATCCCGACGTGTTTTCTTTACACTCTGCGGCTGCTTACAGCAACGGCGAAAAACTAATAAGAATATGTAAGAAGTTTGGTACTCCAAAGGCATATTTATTCAGTCCCCAAATGGGAAGTTTTAAAAAAAATGATGATATCCCTGATATTACCGTGAGGTTTGGCCCTGAATCTTTGGAGGAGATGGTTTGTGATCCCGAGGTAGACAAGGTTGTCTTTGCCTCTTCCGGGGTCACATCTTTGAAGGCCATTATACTTGCGCTTGATAACGAAAAAGAAGTGCTAATAGCCAACAAGGAATGTCTTATCGTTGGTGGTAAATGGATCAAGGAACACGTCAAGTATGACAACCAGTTGCTGCCACTAGATAGCGAGCATAATGCCATTTGGCAATGTTTAGGAAAAAGCTGTAAACCCTTTGGAGTGAAGAGAATGTTCATCACGGCTTCCGGTGGTCCCTTTCTCAATTATCCTCTGGATGCGTTGCCAAGGGTTACACCTAAAGACGCGCTTAAGCATCCTGTATGGCAAATGGGAAGCAAAATAACCATAGACAGCGCAACCATGATGAATAAAGGACTGGAAGTGATAGAGGCATCCATACTGTTCGATATTCCCATAGATAGAATCGAGGGAATAATTCATCCTGAGTCCAAAATCCACGGAGGAGTAGAATTTGTTGACGGCTCCATGCAGCTTGCTGTATTTAACCCAGATATGTTCCTGCCCGCCCTGTCAGCTCTTTCTTATCCACAAAGGCTTGATGTACCCGTTGAAGAGTCCCCGCTGGGTTTCGGAACCTTAACCCTTGAGAGGATAGATCCCAAAAGATTTCCTTGTTATTTTATAGCTCTGGAGGCTGCCAGAAAAGGTGAAGCTTGCAGGGCGATTTTGGTGGGAGCCGATGAAGAGGCTGTAAATCTCTTCATCGAGGGGAAAATTTCCTTTGGACAGATACCTGAGCTGATAGAGAAAGCCCTTGACTCTTATAGCGGGGGAGAACCTAAGTCTTTGGATGACGCTTCAGATTTGGTAAATGTTGGCAAAAAACTAGTCAAAAAACAAGTTAAGTAA
- a CDS encoding phosphatidate cytidylyltransferase (PFAM: Cytidylyltransferase family~COGs: COG0575 CDP-diglyceride synthetase~InterPro IPR000374~KEGG: aco:Amico_0874 phosphatidate cytidylyltransferase~PFAM: phosphatidate cytidylyltransferase~SPTR: Phosphatidate cytidylyltransferase) codes for MGQFDIKNETIKRAISGFFIVAAIMGSLYLGGYPWFILCSIVALGSLLEFYRILKGFFHVSKATGFFVGITILVLSFFHFYNAIVPSLVMGTFFVMLVEIIRKSASGTSFGIHSLSGTVGGIVYCVLPWSFMIILREHQWGFFILGTLFFCTWSCDIMAYLVGCNWGKTPLAPNVSPKKTMEGFFGGLAGSLMCAGLLSFFWQLEPIPLLLIGLLCGTFGQAGDLAESLLKREAGIKDSGNIIPGHGGFLDRFDSVVVSATLVYLLWGNLWG; via the coding sequence ATGGGGCAGTTTGACATAAAGAACGAGACCATAAAAAGAGCTATCAGTGGTTTCTTTATTGTTGCCGCAATAATGGGTTCTCTGTACCTTGGTGGTTATCCGTGGTTTATTCTTTGCTCTATTGTGGCTTTGGGGTCTTTGTTGGAGTTCTATCGTATACTGAAAGGTTTCTTTCACGTTTCAAAGGCAACGGGCTTTTTTGTTGGCATAACGATTTTAGTTCTTTCGTTCTTTCATTTTTACAATGCGATAGTTCCTTCTTTGGTTATGGGTACCTTTTTTGTAATGTTAGTTGAGATAATACGCAAAAGCGCATCTGGGACCAGCTTCGGTATCCATAGTTTGAGCGGCACCGTTGGTGGAATAGTTTACTGTGTTCTCCCGTGGTCTTTCATGATTATCCTTAGAGAGCATCAGTGGGGATTTTTCATTCTGGGGACTTTGTTTTTTTGCACATGGAGTTGTGACATAATGGCATACCTTGTGGGTTGTAATTGGGGTAAAACCCCCCTTGCGCCCAATGTTAGTCCTAAAAAGACCATGGAGGGATTCTTTGGAGGGCTGGCAGGAAGTCTCATGTGTGCAGGGCTTTTATCCTTTTTTTGGCAGCTTGAACCTATCCCATTGCTTTTGATAGGTTTGCTGTGCGGCACTTTCGGTCAAGCAGGCGATCTTGCAGAATCTCTCCTCAAGAGGGAGGCAGGAATAAAAGATTCGGGAAACATCATTCCAGGTCATGGAGGGTTCTTGGATAGGTTTGATAGCGTGGTAGTTTCTGCCACGCTGGTGTATCTTCTTTGGGGCAATTTGTGGGGTTGA
- a CDS encoding undecaprenyl diphosphate synthase (PFAM: Putative undecaprenyl diphosphate synthase~TIGRFAM: undecaprenyl diphosphate synthase~COGs: COG0020 Undecaprenyl pyrophosphate synthase~InterPro IPR018520: IPR001441~KEGG: aco:Amico_0875 undecaprenyl diphosphate synthase~PFAM: Di-trans-poly-cis-decaprenylcistransferase~PRIAM: Di-trans,poly-cis-decaprenylcistransferase~SPTR: Undecaprenyl diphosphate synthase;~TIGRFAM: undecaprenyl diphosphate synthase) — MSKVEKSLHKDSPSNIPVHVAIIMDGNGRWAQKRKLPRLFGHKEGAKTVERVLEIAIKRGIRYLTLYAFSTENWKRPKEEVEGLFSLLKNYLTKKSGDLQQNDIRLRFAGRIESLPEDVRMAMVKVQKETSNCKTLDLILCINYGGRQEIIDAARKLLDIYSSNIDEIDEVSFRSCLYLPDVPDPDLIIRTSGEMRLSNFLLWQSSYSELFFTETLWPDFSEKDFDEALESYAKRQRRYGAV; from the coding sequence GTGAGCAAAGTGGAAAAATCATTACACAAAGATAGCCCAAGTAATATACCTGTACATGTAGCCATAATAATGGACGGTAATGGGCGATGGGCCCAAAAAAGAAAGCTACCAAGGCTTTTTGGCCACAAAGAGGGTGCAAAAACTGTAGAGAGAGTCTTGGAAATAGCCATAAAAAGGGGTATTAGGTACTTAACCCTTTATGCATTCTCTACAGAGAACTGGAAGAGACCCAAGGAAGAAGTAGAGGGACTTTTCTCCCTTCTAAAAAACTATTTGACTAAAAAAAGCGGTGATTTACAGCAAAACGACATAAGGTTACGTTTTGCGGGAAGAATAGAGTCTCTTCCAGAAGATGTGAGAATGGCCATGGTAAAAGTCCAAAAAGAAACATCTAATTGCAAAACTTTGGATCTAATTCTTTGCATAAATTATGGAGGAAGACAGGAAATCATAGATGCAGCGAGGAAGTTACTGGACATTTACTCCTCCAATATAGACGAAATCGACGAGGTATCTTTTAGATCTTGTTTATACTTACCTGATGTACCGGATCCTGATTTGATAATAAGAACAAGTGGAGAGATGCGATTGAGCAATTTCTTGTTATGGCAATCAAGCTATTCAGAGCTCTTTTTCACTGAGACACTGTGGCCTGATTTTTCGGAAAAAGATTTTGACGAAGCTCTTGAATCATATGCAAAGAGGCAAAGGCGCTATGGGGCAGTTTGA
- a CDS encoding phage SPO1 DNA polymerase-related protein (PFAM: Uracil DNA glycosylase superfamily~TIGRFAM: uracil-DNA glycosylase, family 4~COGs: COG1573 Uracil-DNA glycosylase~InterPro IPR005273: IPR005122~KEGG: tai:Taci_0936 phage SPO1 DNA polymerase-related protein~PFAM: Uracil-DNA glycosylase superfamily~SPTR: Uracil-DNA glycosylase;~TIGRFAM: phage SPO1 DNA polymerase-related protein): protein MINEKKERAWEKLSDLIEKCNKCPLGTHRKQAVIGYGNKNTDLMFIGEGPGAEEDEKGLPFVGRAGQLLDKIFESVGIKREEIYITNVVKCRPPNNRVPTIEEMTSCDPYLMSQIILVNPKIIVCLGSTPTKWLLKTTEGISKLRGKWFNWRGILIRPMFHPSYLLRNASTKVGSPKYYTWIDIQEIKQKWMELQGEQSGKIITQR, encoded by the coding sequence ATGATCAATGAGAAAAAGGAAAGGGCCTGGGAGAAACTCAGTGACCTTATAGAAAAGTGCAATAAATGTCCTTTAGGAACCCATAGAAAACAGGCTGTAATAGGTTATGGCAACAAAAATACTGACTTGATGTTCATAGGAGAAGGTCCAGGAGCAGAAGAAGACGAAAAGGGTCTTCCTTTCGTGGGAAGAGCTGGGCAACTATTGGATAAAATTTTCGAGTCCGTAGGCATCAAGAGAGAAGAAATATACATCACCAATGTAGTAAAGTGTAGGCCGCCCAACAATAGAGTGCCCACCATCGAGGAGATGACATCTTGTGATCCATATCTGATGTCTCAAATTATATTGGTAAACCCTAAGATAATTGTCTGCCTAGGATCTACTCCCACAAAATGGCTTTTGAAAACGACAGAGGGTATCTCAAAACTTAGGGGGAAATGGTTCAACTGGCGAGGGATTTTAATAAGACCCATGTTTCACCCCAGTTATCTTTTGAGGAACGCTTCCACGAAGGTTGGAAGCCCTAAATACTATACATGGATAGATATACAGGAAATAAAACAAAAATGGATGGAATTACAAGGTGAGCAAAGTGGAAAAATCATTACACAAAGATAG
- a CDS encoding hypothetical protein (KEGG: tai:Taci_0937 hypothetical protein~SPTR: Putative uncharacterized protein): protein MNSKNHLTEFSKKEVIKGVKVIAFVGPAGTGKSQRAQLVAKDLGADYIIDDGLVIRKGQIVCGRSAKTEKNQIKAIRRALFQFEDHREAVRSFLKKAQPCTVMIISTSVGMVEQITNNLGLNTPEKIIRIEEVASKEEIMNARRERAIKGQHVIPVSHVQVRRNFAGKLVGRLKVFLSDKQEHEGEKTIVRPPFKFYGSLHIEPTAIEQIGKFVVAGTRGVSKVIDVDVKSLDEKVALSVQIRAICGELQFFELGKLIQKRLNSAISTFTGLEVARIDLIIQEVDFR, encoded by the coding sequence TTGAACTCTAAAAATCACCTAACCGAATTTTCAAAAAAGGAAGTGATCAAAGGAGTAAAGGTGATTGCTTTTGTAGGACCTGCTGGCACTGGGAAGAGTCAGAGAGCTCAGCTTGTGGCAAAGGATTTAGGTGCGGATTATATTATTGACGATGGATTGGTAATAAGGAAGGGACAAATTGTTTGTGGTAGAAGTGCCAAGACGGAAAAAAACCAAATAAAGGCCATACGGAGAGCCTTGTTTCAATTTGAGGATCATAGAGAAGCAGTAAGGTCGTTTTTGAAGAAGGCCCAACCTTGTACTGTAATGATAATATCTACTTCGGTTGGAATGGTTGAGCAGATAACGAACAATTTAGGGCTTAACACTCCAGAAAAGATAATACGGATAGAGGAAGTAGCCTCAAAAGAAGAAATAATGAACGCCCGGCGAGAGCGTGCTATCAAGGGGCAGCATGTTATTCCTGTATCTCATGTGCAAGTCAGAAGAAACTTTGCAGGGAAGCTGGTTGGTCGGTTGAAGGTTTTTCTATCCGATAAGCAAGAGCATGAAGGAGAAAAAACCATAGTGAGGCCACCATTTAAATTTTACGGGAGCTTGCACATCGAACCTACGGCGATAGAACAGATAGGGAAATTTGTTGTAGCAGGAACCAGGGGAGTCTCTAAAGTTATTGATGTAGATGTTAAATCCTTGGATGAAAAGGTAGCCCTTTCCGTACAAATAAGGGCAATATGTGGAGAATTGCAGTTTTTCGAATTGGGCAAACTGATCCAAAAAAGGCTTAACAGCGCAATATCAACTTTTACGGGACTAGAGGTCGCAAGGATAGATCTGATTATACAAGAGGTGGACTTTCGATGA
- a CDS encoding histidinol-phosphate aminotransferase (PFAM: Aminotransferase class I and II~TIGRFAM: histidinol-phosphate aminotransferase~COGs: COG0079 Histidinol-phosphate/aromatic aminotransferase and cobyric acid decarboxylase~InterPro IPR001176: IPR005861: IPR004839~KEGG: tai:Taci_0938 histidinol-phosphate aminotransferase~PFAM: aminotransferase class I and II~SPTR: Histidinol-phosphate transaminase;~TIGRFAM: histidinol-phosphate aminotransferase) has product MWLKKVVREDLKSVGKYRYGKPIEELQRELGFEKIVKLCSNENPWPLPDSVKEAIIKGTSKVHRYPDPGSYLLRKRVAAKWGVSPQEVIIGAGTEGILHSLFHAIINPGEEILLPTPTYPLYKLAAIAASAKCVEVNAKDEDYWAIEDLISHCSENTKALVICNPNNPTGKMLKRSEMLKLALELENRGILLIVDEAYAEYVEDAAYLAGVELFRQVGRVVVIRTFSKIYGLAALRVAYAIAPKVIVDAYDKTHPVFEVNSIAQKAAAAALMEEEYIKEVRLKTIAERKRILDSLMELGMQTVNTCANFLLIKHAKSDLIYDLLLKEGVIVRKGSDLGLPGHLRVSIGLPEENDKFLTSLKKVLTSVEL; this is encoded by the coding sequence ATGTGGCTTAAAAAAGTAGTTAGGGAGGACTTGAAATCAGTAGGGAAGTACCGTTATGGAAAACCTATTGAAGAGTTACAGAGGGAACTAGGGTTTGAAAAGATTGTTAAACTCTGTTCAAATGAAAATCCTTGGCCTTTGCCCGATTCTGTGAAAGAAGCCATAATAAAGGGAACCAGCAAAGTGCATAGATATCCCGATCCAGGATCTTACCTTTTAAGGAAGAGGGTAGCTGCCAAATGGGGGGTATCTCCTCAGGAGGTCATAATAGGCGCTGGAACTGAGGGGATTTTGCATTCTCTTTTCCACGCGATCATTAATCCTGGAGAAGAGATCCTCCTACCAACACCTACTTACCCCCTTTACAAACTTGCTGCTATTGCTGCTTCTGCCAAATGCGTAGAGGTAAATGCGAAAGATGAAGATTACTGGGCAATAGAAGATTTAATATCTCATTGCAGCGAGAATACAAAAGCGCTCGTTATATGTAACCCTAACAACCCTACAGGGAAGATGCTGAAAAGAAGCGAGATGCTCAAGCTTGCGCTCGAACTAGAGAACAGAGGAATCCTTCTGATTGTGGATGAAGCGTACGCAGAATATGTAGAGGATGCTGCCTATCTGGCAGGGGTAGAGCTGTTTAGGCAGGTTGGTAGAGTAGTTGTGATAAGAACTTTCTCCAAGATATATGGACTCGCTGCCTTGAGGGTTGCCTATGCTATTGCCCCTAAAGTAATAGTGGATGCCTACGATAAAACTCATCCAGTTTTTGAAGTAAACAGCATTGCGCAAAAAGCTGCAGCAGCAGCTTTGATGGAGGAGGAGTACATCAAGGAAGTGCGCCTCAAAACGATCGCGGAGAGAAAAAGAATTCTGGATTCCCTTATGGAATTGGGTATGCAGACCGTAAATACCTGCGCTAACTTCCTGCTTATCAAACATGCTAAATCTGACTTGATATATGATTTGTTACTGAAAGAAGGAGTAATAGTAAGGAAAGGAAGCGATTTAGGATTGCCTGGACACCTTAGAGTTTCCATAGGCCTGCCGGAGGAAAACGACAAATTCTTAACCTCTTTGAAGAAGGTGTTGACTTCCGTTGAACTCTAA